Proteins from a genomic interval of Caulobacter sp. NIBR1757:
- a CDS encoding disulfide bond formation protein B: MQALKRLISFVLRHWPETALLSALLMLAIAHGFEAFLGLMPCTLCLKAREVYWVAAAVAVVAIVVRRTPWARRTAPWFDLALGLIFLFGAGLAFYHSGVEWKWWPGPTTCSGGGGGAGSSAAGVSDLLAGGHAKAPRCDEVLWSFLGLSMAGWNIVVSLKLAVWSFIAAANEPRTGLLK; this comes from the coding sequence ATGCAAGCGCTCAAACGCCTGATCTCCTTCGTGCTGCGCCACTGGCCCGAGACGGCGTTGCTGTCGGCCCTGCTGATGCTGGCCATCGCCCACGGCTTCGAGGCCTTCCTGGGCCTGATGCCCTGCACGCTCTGCCTCAAGGCGCGGGAGGTCTATTGGGTGGCGGCCGCGGTCGCCGTCGTCGCCATCGTCGTCAGGCGCACGCCCTGGGCCCGCCGCACGGCGCCCTGGTTCGACCTGGCGCTGGGGCTGATCTTCCTGTTCGGCGCCGGGCTCGCCTTCTACCACTCCGGGGTGGAGTGGAAGTGGTGGCCGGGCCCGACGACCTGCTCGGGCGGCGGCGGCGGGGCCGGCTCCTCGGCCGCCGGAGTCAGCGACCTGCTGGCCGGCGGCCATGCCAAGGCGCCCCGCTGCGACGAGGTCCTCTGGTCGTTTCTCGGCCTGTCGATGGCCGGCTGGAACATCGTCGTCTCGCTCAAGCTGGCGGTGTGGAGCTTCATCGCCGCCGCCAACGAACCCCGCACAGGCCTGCTGAAATGA
- a CDS encoding YqaA family protein, with translation MLRKLYDWVMGLAGSKHAPSALFAVSFAEASFFPIPPDVMLAPMVLKRPDRAWFYALVCTAASVLGGIAGYAIGYYLQDLGRWLLSLGGHGGDLDSFQCWVNQYGAWVVLIKGLTPIPFKLVTIAMGMGKLSLPIFILTATLTRAARFFLVAGVVKIAGPAMLPVIEKRLGLVAAGVVVLIVAGFVIAHFLGNGAPAVC, from the coding sequence ATGCTGCGCAAACTTTACGATTGGGTGATGGGCCTCGCCGGCTCGAAGCACGCCCCTTCCGCCCTCTTCGCCGTCTCGTTTGCGGAGGCTTCCTTCTTCCCCATCCCGCCGGACGTCATGCTGGCCCCGATGGTGCTCAAGCGGCCGGATCGCGCCTGGTTCTACGCCTTAGTCTGCACGGCCGCCTCCGTGCTCGGCGGCATCGCCGGCTACGCCATCGGCTACTATCTGCAGGACCTCGGCCGCTGGCTGCTCTCGCTCGGCGGCCATGGCGGCGACCTCGACAGCTTCCAGTGCTGGGTCAATCAGTACGGAGCCTGGGTCGTGCTTATCAAGGGCCTGACCCCGATCCCGTTCAAGCTGGTCACCATCGCCATGGGCATGGGCAAGCTCAGCCTGCCGATATTCATCCTCACCGCCACCCTCACCCGCGCCGCCCGCTTCTTCCTGGTCGCCGGGGTAGTTAAGATCGCCGGCCCGGCCATGCTGCCGGTCATCGAGAAACGACTGGGCCTGGTGGCGGCGGGCGTGGTCGTCCTCATTGTCGCCGGATTCGTCATCGCCCACTTCCTTGGAAACGGCGCCCCCGCCGTCTGTTAG
- the hppD gene encoding 4-hydroxyphenylpyruvate dioxygenase, giving the protein MNAPTPAKDLFDNPLGTDGFEFVEFTSPDPETLKKLWELMGFTAVGKHRSKNVLHFRQGDINFILNMDPQGQAADFQAAHGPSANAMAFRVRDAAVAYKLALERGAKPATPGKIGPMELNIPAIEGIGGTNLYLVDRYGAQSIYDVDFAPIEGAAEKAAGNSVGLTYLDHLTHNVFRGNMKKWADFYEQVFNFREIRYFDIEGKVTGLFSKAMTSPDGKIRIPLNESQDDQSQIEEFLRDYKGEGIQHLAFGSDDIFHTVETLRERGVRFQDTPDSYYELLNDRVVGHGENLQRLQADKILVDGAPTEGQGILLQIFTENLIGPIFFEIIQRKGNEGFGEGNFKALFESIELDQIRRGVVQA; this is encoded by the coding sequence ATGAACGCCCCGACCCCCGCCAAGGACCTGTTCGACAACCCGCTCGGCACCGACGGGTTCGAGTTCGTCGAGTTCACCTCGCCCGATCCGGAGACCCTGAAAAAGCTGTGGGAGCTGATGGGCTTCACGGCGGTGGGCAAGCATCGCTCCAAGAATGTGCTGCATTTCCGCCAGGGCGACATCAACTTCATCCTCAACATGGATCCGCAGGGGCAGGCCGCCGACTTCCAAGCCGCCCACGGCCCGTCGGCCAACGCCATGGCCTTCCGCGTGCGCGACGCGGCGGTAGCCTACAAGCTGGCCCTGGAGCGCGGCGCCAAGCCGGCGACGCCGGGCAAAATCGGGCCGATGGAGCTGAACATCCCGGCCATCGAGGGCATCGGCGGCACCAACCTGTATCTGGTCGATCGCTATGGCGCGCAGAGCATCTATGACGTCGACTTCGCTCCCATCGAGGGCGCGGCGGAGAAGGCGGCGGGCAACAGTGTCGGCCTGACCTACCTCGACCACCTGACCCACAACGTGTTCCGGGGGAACATGAAGAAGTGGGCCGACTTCTACGAGCAGGTCTTCAACTTCCGCGAAATCCGCTACTTCGACATCGAGGGCAAGGTGACCGGCCTGTTCTCCAAGGCCATGACCAGCCCGGACGGCAAGATCCGCATCCCGCTGAACGAGAGCCAGGACGACCAGAGCCAGATCGAGGAGTTCCTGCGCGACTACAAGGGCGAGGGCATCCAGCACCTGGCCTTCGGCAGCGACGACATCTTCCACACTGTCGAGACCCTGCGCGAGCGCGGCGTCCGCTTCCAGGACACGCCCGACAGCTACTACGAGCTGCTCAATGACCGCGTCGTCGGCCACGGCGAGAACCTGCAGCGGCTGCAGGCCGACAAGATCCTCGTCGACGGCGCCCCGACCGAGGGGCAGGGCATCCTGCTGCAGATCTTCACCGAAAACCTGATCGGCCCGATCTTCTTCGAGATCATCCAGCGCAAGGGCAACGAGGGCTTCGGCGAGGGCAACTTCAAGGCCCTGTTTGAAAGCATCGAGCTCGACCAGATCCGGCGTGGGGTTGTGCAGGCGTAG